In Lycium ferocissimum isolate CSIRO_LF1 chromosome 11, AGI_CSIRO_Lferr_CH_V1, whole genome shotgun sequence, a single genomic region encodes these proteins:
- the LOC132037840 gene encoding casein kinase II subunit alpha-2 yields the protein MSKAKVYTDVNVLRPREYWDYEALTVQWGDQDDYEVVRKVGRGKYSEVFEGINVNSNEKCIIKILKPVKKKKIKREIKILQNLCGGPNVVKLLDIVRDEHSKTPSLIFEYVNSTDFKVLYPTLTDYDIRYYIYELLKALDYCHSQGIMHRDVKPHNVMIDHELRKLRLIDWGLAEFYHPGKEYNVRVASRYFKGPELLVDLQDYDYSLDMWSLGCMFAGMIFRKEPFFYGHDNQDQLVKIAKVLGTDELNAYLHKYQLELDPQLEAMVGRHSRKPWSKFINGDNQHLVSPEAIDFLDKLLRYDHQDRLTAKEAMAHPYFLQVRAAENSRMRTQ from the exons ATGTCGAAAGCTAAAGTTTACACTGATGTTAATGTGCTTCGACCTAGAGAATATTGGGATTATGAAGCCCTTACTGTACAATGGGG TGATCAGGATGACTATGAGGTTGTTCGGAAAGTTGGAAGAGGAAAATATAGTGAAGTTTTTGAAGGTATAAATGTTAACAGCAATGAGAAGTGCATAATCAAGATCCTGAAACCtgttaagaagaaaaag ATCAAGAGAGAGATCAAAATCTTGCAGAACCTCTGTGGCGGACCAAACGTTGTCAAACTCCTTGATATTGTCCGAGACGAGCACTCAAAAACACCAAGCTTAATTTTTGAGTATGTGAACAGTACAGATTTCAAAGTACTGTACCCAACGTTAACGGATTATGATATACGGTACTACATATATGAGCTTCTCAAG GCACTAGACTATTGTCATTCGCAAGGAATAATGCATAGAGATGTCAAGCCACATAATGTTATGATAGACCACGAGTTGCGGAAGCTTCGCTTGATAGACTGGGGTCTTGCTGAATTTTACCATCCAGGAAAGGAATATAATGTTCGTGTGGCTTCAAG ATACTTCAAGGGCCCTGAACTTCTAGTTGACTTGCAAGACTATGACTATTCTTTGGACATGTGGAGTCTTGGATGCATGTTTGCAGGAATG ATCTTCCGCAAGGAACCTTTCTTCTATGGCCATGATAACCAGGACCAGCTTGTCAAAATTGCTAAG GTACTTGGAACGGATGAGTTGAATGCATATTTGCACAAGTATCAACTAGAACTTGATCCTCAGCTGGAGGCGATGGTTGGGAG ACACAGTAGGAAGCCATGGTCCAAATTTATTAATGGAGATAATCAGCATTTAGTGTCACCAGAG GCTATAGATTTTCTTGACAAGCTTCTCCGTTATGATCATCAGGATAGACTTACAGCAAAAGAAGCAATG GCCCATCCTTATTTCTTGCAAGTGAGGGCTGCAGAGAATAGCAGGATGAGGACACAATAG